A portion of the Chromobacterium sp. IIBBL 290-4 genome contains these proteins:
- a CDS encoding ATP-binding protein has translation MSFRIKTVLGIALILTAMLAILIQTGLTLLYDASVGEMRRHAEASAELFARTVQNAVISTDLATLNSAAVQIVQSRSVVYARIYNKQGWVMAEAGDPMILALPPKNNVEPNSLPEGQPLVTIRPISVGPVVYGRVEVGNSLAAHQQLMTRARAFAAALALGGCALSILLSWLLGDYLTRQLSILRRGAEKIIAETGYQMRISGRDEIADTARMFNQVSARLADEHARLQAALNEADKAIRDQRQQEKILDAVNYLQSLFIGKADSESMFNYARDILLLWFGVECGFLSEVRDNAHPPAFHPLTSPQPPLTATPPEENIIDHCLLRQSEQLIRLQQSCVGAYGDQHCFLSLPLQLADRVIGVFTLFFPADSPELQAIDIPPVLGNTLAQLILASRDQHALEQARLELTRQQTLLSGVVNTAIDGILTLDRTGIVISANSVAEKMFRLPPGSMTGLSLLELVSPADQDELMNIILEADAADFGDLKQVTGQRVDGKTFPLELAITRMPDLDGACYNLMLRDITRRQEEKEELLRAKEQADAAYRAKSAFLATISHEIRTPMHGVLGMLELLRMTPLNPEQQDTLHTAQESAQSLLRLIDDILDFSKIEIDQMELASTPTPIRPLLQQLQGLYAQSAQHKQLDFKLDIAPELAPVLRIDPLRLRQILQNLLSNALKFTEQGSIQLRARVITQEEDNQLVSFEVIDTGVGIPYERQAGLFQPFSPQAALRRQGNTGLGLAICQKLAALMNGKIELESEPGIGTRVQLSLWIETGSPGDPVQEAPPLPPATTASEARILLAEDNPTNLKLVTMQLDKLGYQTETAVDGEQAFQKWRQDRYDLVLSDCHMPHVDGFELARRIREHEAEHPLRSRIPIIACTASPQEQERIRAAGMDDFLVKPLSLRDLAAMLEKWLHTQAHAADDAPKASREKSPRAVEDAPVDLNLLDESGENMARQLVTEFIRHCKRDISRLRDAIASDNMQNLSNISQSLTEAAQSMGAKAIGAVATQMQQSADAGLAEVQPRLLLELENRCRQLEQWHERRKEEKQLNQE, from the coding sequence ATGTCATTCCGCATAAAAACCGTCCTGGGCATCGCGCTGATCCTGACCGCCATGCTGGCCATCCTGATCCAGACCGGCCTGACCCTGCTGTACGACGCCAGCGTGGGAGAAATGCGCCGCCATGCGGAAGCGAGCGCCGAGCTGTTCGCCCGCACCGTTCAAAATGCGGTGATCAGCACCGATCTCGCCACGCTCAACAGCGCGGCGGTGCAAATCGTCCAGTCGCGCAGCGTGGTCTATGCCCGGATCTACAACAAACAGGGATGGGTGATGGCGGAAGCCGGCGATCCGATGATCCTGGCCTTGCCGCCCAAAAACAACGTCGAGCCCAATAGCCTGCCGGAAGGACAGCCCTTGGTGACCATTCGGCCCATCTCGGTGGGCCCTGTCGTGTACGGCAGGGTGGAGGTGGGCAATTCCTTGGCCGCCCACCAGCAATTGATGACGCGCGCCCGCGCCTTCGCCGCCGCGCTGGCGCTGGGCGGCTGCGCCCTGTCCATTCTGCTGTCCTGGCTGCTGGGCGACTATTTGACTAGGCAACTGAGCATTCTGCGGCGCGGCGCGGAAAAAATCATCGCCGAAACCGGCTATCAGATGCGGATCTCCGGCCGCGACGAAATCGCCGACACCGCCCGCATGTTCAACCAAGTGTCCGCCCGGCTGGCGGATGAGCATGCCCGCTTGCAAGCGGCGCTCAATGAAGCGGACAAGGCTATCCGCGATCAGCGTCAGCAAGAAAAGATTCTGGACGCGGTCAATTACCTGCAAAGCCTGTTCATCGGCAAGGCCGACAGCGAATCCATGTTCAATTACGCGCGCGACATCTTGCTGCTGTGGTTCGGCGTGGAATGCGGCTTTCTATCCGAAGTCCGCGACAACGCGCATCCTCCCGCATTTCACCCGTTGACATCGCCGCAGCCGCCCTTGACCGCCACGCCGCCCGAGGAAAACATCATCGATCACTGCCTGTTGCGGCAAAGCGAGCAATTGATCAGGCTGCAGCAAAGCTGCGTCGGCGCCTATGGCGACCAACACTGCTTCCTCAGCCTGCCGCTTCAATTGGCCGATAGAGTCATAGGCGTATTCACGTTGTTCTTCCCCGCGGATTCGCCAGAACTGCAGGCCATCGACATTCCTCCCGTCTTGGGCAACACCTTGGCCCAGCTGATACTGGCCAGCCGGGATCAACATGCGCTGGAACAGGCCAGGCTGGAGCTGACTCGGCAGCAAACCCTGCTTTCCGGAGTGGTGAATACCGCCATCGACGGCATCCTGACGCTGGATCGCACCGGCATCGTCATCAGCGCCAATTCGGTGGCGGAAAAGATGTTCCGCTTGCCGCCGGGCAGCATGACAGGCCTGTCTTTGCTGGAGCTGGTGTCTCCTGCGGATCAAGACGAGCTCATGAATATCATTCTTGAGGCCGATGCCGCCGATTTCGGCGATCTCAAGCAAGTCACCGGCCAACGCGTCGACGGCAAGACCTTTCCGCTGGAGCTGGCCATCACCCGGATGCCGGATCTGGACGGCGCATGCTACAACCTGATGCTGCGGGACATCACCCGCCGCCAGGAGGAAAAAGAAGAGCTGCTGCGCGCCAAGGAGCAAGCCGACGCCGCCTATCGGGCCAAAAGCGCTTTTCTCGCCACCATCAGCCATGAAATCCGCACCCCCATGCATGGCGTGCTGGGCATGCTGGAGCTGCTGCGCATGACGCCGCTCAACCCAGAGCAGCAGGACACGCTGCACACCGCGCAGGAATCCGCCCAATCGCTGCTGCGGCTGATCGACGATATTCTCGACTTCTCCAAGATTGAAATCGACCAGATGGAGCTGGCCTCCACGCCCACGCCGATTCGTCCGCTGCTGCAGCAGCTCCAGGGGCTGTATGCCCAATCCGCCCAGCACAAGCAGCTGGATTTCAAGCTGGATATCGCCCCTGAATTGGCGCCGGTCCTGAGAATCGACCCGCTGCGTCTGCGCCAGATTTTGCAGAACCTGTTGAGCAACGCCTTGAAATTCACGGAGCAGGGCAGCATCCAGCTCCGGGCGCGGGTCATAACGCAAGAGGAAGACAACCAGCTGGTGAGTTTCGAAGTCATCGACACCGGCGTCGGCATCCCGTACGAGCGGCAAGCGGGATTGTTTCAGCCCTTCAGCCCCCAAGCCGCCCTGCGCCGACAGGGCAATACCGGCCTGGGGCTGGCCATTTGCCAGAAACTCGCCGCGCTGATGAACGGCAAGATAGAGCTGGAAAGCGAACCCGGCATTGGCACCCGCGTTCAGCTCAGCTTGTGGATAGAGACCGGCAGCCCGGGCGATCCCGTCCAGGAGGCGCCCCCCCTGCCGCCGGCGACCACCGCCAGCGAAGCGCGCATCTTGCTGGCCGAGGACAACCCCACCAATCTGAAACTGGTGACGATGCAACTGGACAAGCTCGGCTATCAGACCGAAACCGCCGTGGATGGCGAGCAGGCCTTTCAGAAATGGCGGCAAGACCGTTACGACCTGGTGCTGAGCGACTGCCATATGCCGCATGTGGATGGCTTCGAACTCGCCAGGCGCATACGCGAGCACGAGGCCGAGCACCCCTTGCGCTCGCGCATTCCCATCATCGCCTGCACCGCCAGCCCTCAAGAACAGGAGCGGATCCGCGCGGCCGGCATGGATGATTTTCTCGTCAAGCCGCTATCCCTGCGCGACCTCGCCGCCATGCTGGAGAAATGGCTGCACACGCAAGCCCATGCGGCCGACGACGCGCCCAAGGCAAGCCGGGAGAAATCGCCGCGCGCGGTCGAGGATGCGCCCGTCGACTTGAACCTGCTGGACGAGTCTGGCGAGAACATGGCGCGCCAGCTGGTGACGGAATTCATACGCCATTGCAAACGCGATATCTCTCGCCTGCGCGACGCCATCGCCTCGGACAATATGCAAAACCTGTCCAATATCTCGCAATCGCTGACCGAAGCGGCCCAAAGCATGGGCGCCAAGGCCATAGGCGCGGTCGCCACCCAGATGCAACAATCCGCCGATGCCGGGCTGGCGGAGGTTCAGCCGCGGCTATTGCTAGAGCTGGAAAACCGCTGCCGCCAGCTTGAGCAATGGCATGAACGCCGCAAAGAGGAAAAACAGCTCAATCAGGAATAG
- the phnN gene encoding phosphonate metabolism protein/1,5-bisphosphokinase (PRPP-forming) PhnN: protein MSVEPGALWYVIGPSGAGKDSLLAYARRRLPQGVMFAHRYITRPADAGGENHVALSAEEFDAREASGCFALCWRRHGLAYGLGVEVDLWLRQGLDVVVNGSRSSLALAAAHFPTLRPLWITASPEVLAARLAGRGRESVDAIAGRLREAASFAPPPDCEVLWNDGALSEAGERLILLLRQRQDAGQAIPD from the coding sequence ATGAGTGTTGAACCGGGAGCGTTGTGGTATGTGATCGGCCCGTCCGGGGCGGGCAAGGACAGCCTGCTGGCGTATGCTCGGCGGCGTTTGCCCCAGGGTGTGATGTTCGCCCACCGCTATATCACCCGTCCGGCCGACGCCGGCGGCGAGAATCATGTGGCCTTGAGCGCGGAGGAGTTCGACGCGCGCGAGGCCAGCGGCTGTTTCGCGCTCTGTTGGCGGCGGCATGGCCTGGCTTATGGCCTGGGCGTGGAGGTTGATCTATGGCTGAGGCAAGGCTTGGACGTGGTGGTCAACGGCTCGCGCTCCAGCCTGGCGCTGGCGGCGGCGCATTTCCCCACGCTGCGGCCGCTCTGGATCACCGCCAGCCCGGAAGTGCTGGCCGCGCGGCTGGCCGGCCGCGGGCGTGAGTCGGTGGACGCCATCGCCGGGCGTTTGCGCGAGGCGGCCAGCTTTGCGCCGCCGCCGGATTGCGAGGTGCTGTGGAATGACGGCGCCTTGTCAGAGGCCGGGGAGCGCTTGATCCTGTTGCTTCGGCAGCGGCAAGACGCCGGGCAGGCTATTCCTGATTGA
- a CDS encoding DUF1045 domain-containing protein, whose translation MRYALYYAPRPDGDFWRAGCEWLGADACTGERLTQPAVEGAPALAVLTREAARYGWHATLKAPFVLSADVDQDALIGRTAALAQTFQPFSLPLQVAWLGDFLALRPQAESPALDELAAACVVALAPLADRSATLKARAGLNDRQQALYRRWGYPYVFEQFRFHQTLSDKLDRESETAAALERAARRHFAGLLDKVEIAGLALFIERGQGEPFRYLAYCGFDGEVARYEC comes from the coding sequence ATGCGCTATGCCCTGTACTACGCGCCGCGGCCGGATGGCGATTTCTGGCGCGCTGGCTGCGAATGGCTGGGCGCGGATGCCTGTACTGGTGAACGTTTGACGCAGCCCGCGGTGGAGGGCGCGCCGGCGCTGGCCGTGCTTACCCGCGAAGCCGCCCGCTACGGCTGGCATGCCACGCTGAAAGCGCCGTTTGTCTTGAGCGCCGATGTCGATCAGGACGCTTTGATCGGCCGGACGGCGGCGTTGGCCCAAACATTCCAGCCTTTTTCCCTGCCGCTGCAAGTGGCGTGGCTGGGCGATTTCCTGGCCTTGCGGCCGCAAGCTGAGTCGCCGGCGCTGGATGAGCTGGCCGCGGCCTGCGTGGTGGCGCTGGCGCCCTTGGCGGACCGATCCGCGACCTTGAAGGCCAGGGCTGGATTGAATGACAGGCAGCAGGCTTTGTACCGGCGCTGGGGCTATCCCTATGTGTTCGAGCAGTTCCGTTTCCACCAGACGCTTTCCGACAAGCTGGACCGCGAATCCGAGACGGCGGCCGCGCTGGAGCGCGCCGCGCGCCGCCATTTCGCCGGCCTGCTGGACAAGGTGGAGATCGCCGGACTCGCGCTGTTCATTGAGCGCGGGCAGGGCGAGCCGTTCCGCTATCTGGCTTACTGCGGTTTTGACGGCGAGGTGGCGCGCTATGAGTGTTGA
- the phnF gene encoding phosphonate metabolism transcriptional regulator PhnF, with amino-acid sequence MIERGSGVAVWRQIEDSLAADIARGALLAGAQLPTELQLADRFAVNRHTIRRAVATLVERGLLRVEQGRGTFVQDNAIDYAISKRTRFSQNMAKQNLSSDVDILNSDTVPANAELADLLQVAVGDALYRIKTLSRVENRVVDYATLFFPAARFPGLPEAYLKHRSVTRALADCGVADYTRRFTRVTARLPDADTVDYLGIPKNRPVLHVKSLNVDAAGAPVQYGVTCFNGDLVQLVMGEE; translated from the coding sequence ATGATTGAGAGAGGTTCCGGCGTCGCCGTGTGGCGGCAGATAGAAGACAGCCTGGCTGCGGACATCGCCAGAGGCGCCTTGCTGGCGGGCGCGCAGCTGCCGACCGAGCTGCAATTGGCCGACCGTTTCGCTGTCAACCGCCACACCATACGCCGCGCGGTGGCCACCTTGGTGGAGCGCGGCCTGTTGCGAGTGGAGCAGGGGCGCGGCACCTTTGTACAGGACAATGCGATCGACTACGCCATCAGCAAGCGCACGCGTTTTTCGCAGAATATGGCCAAGCAGAACCTCAGCTCCGACGTGGACATTCTGAATAGCGATACGGTGCCGGCCAACGCCGAACTGGCCGATCTGCTGCAGGTCGCCGTCGGCGACGCCTTGTACCGCATCAAGACGTTGAGCCGGGTGGAGAACCGGGTGGTCGATTACGCCACCCTGTTTTTCCCGGCCGCGCGTTTTCCCGGTTTGCCGGAAGCCTATTTGAAGCATCGTTCGGTGACGCGGGCGCTGGCCGACTGCGGCGTAGCGGACTACACCCGCCGCTTCACCCGCGTCACCGCGCGGCTGCCGGACGCGGATACGGTGGATTATCTGGGCATTCCCAAGAACCGGCCGGTGCTGCATGTGAAGTCCTTGAACGTCGATGCGGCAGGCGCGCCGGTGCAATACGGCGTCACCTGCTTCAACGGCGACCTAGTGCAACTGGTGATGGGGGAGGAGTGA
- the phnG gene encoding phosphonate C-P lyase system protein PhnG, with the protein MDTSTRQRWLRVLANSPIEPLLALLPPALPAAPRWLRRAETGLMMLQGRSGGTGARFNLGEVSVSRASCQIGDHIGHGWVRGGDGRHAELIAQADALLQDSARHAELMAAWIAPLEAELIERRASCSREAAASKVEFFTMVRGE; encoded by the coding sequence ATGGACACCTCCACCCGACAGCGCTGGCTTCGCGTGCTGGCCAACAGCCCGATCGAACCGCTGCTGGCCCTGTTGCCGCCGGCCCTGCCCGCCGCCCCGCGCTGGCTGCGCCGCGCCGAAACCGGACTGATGATGCTGCAAGGCCGCAGCGGCGGCACCGGCGCCCGCTTCAACCTCGGCGAAGTCAGCGTCAGCCGCGCCAGCTGCCAGATCGGCGACCACATCGGACACGGCTGGGTGCGCGGCGGCGACGGCCGCCACGCCGAGCTGATCGCCCAGGCCGACGCGCTGCTGCAAGACTCTGCTCGTCATGCGGAGTTGATGGCGGCCTGGATCGCGCCGCTTGAAGCCGAGCTGATTGAGCGCCGCGCCTCCTGTTCGCGCGAAGCGGCCGCCAGCAAGGTCGAATTCTTCACCATGGTGCGGGGAGAATGA
- the phnH gene encoding phosphonate C-P lyase system protein PhnH — protein MLTAFAQPVDNAQQTFRAVLGAMAEPLLPRALPVLPPALPGLKAATAALLYTLADQDVSAWLPALPDETMSSLRFHTGMRVTDLPEEADFIVIAAGMPLPDLMSLKAGSAEYPDRSATLLIEVDGFGAEQVEGSGPGFAAPRRFGAAGLPKGFWTEWQSNHARFPLGVDAVLITDTHIAGLPRSARIREG, from the coding sequence ATGCTGACCGCTTTTGCCCAGCCGGTGGACAACGCCCAACAAACTTTCCGCGCCGTGCTTGGCGCGATGGCCGAACCGCTGCTGCCGCGCGCGCTGCCGGTGCTGCCGCCAGCCTTGCCGGGACTCAAGGCAGCCACCGCCGCCCTGCTCTATACGCTGGCAGACCAGGATGTGAGCGCCTGGCTGCCGGCGCTGCCGGATGAAACCATGTCCAGCCTGCGCTTCCACACCGGCATGCGCGTGACCGATCTGCCGGAGGAAGCCGATTTCATCGTGATCGCCGCCGGCATGCCGCTGCCGGACCTGATGAGCCTGAAAGCCGGCAGCGCCGAATACCCGGACCGTTCCGCCACGCTGTTGATCGAAGTGGATGGTTTCGGCGCCGAGCAGGTGGAAGGCAGCGGCCCCGGTTTCGCCGCGCCGCGCCGCTTCGGCGCCGCCGGCCTGCCCAAAGGCTTCTGGACCGAATGGCAAAGCAACCATGCCCGCTTCCCGCTGGGCGTGGACGCCGTGCTGATTACCGACACCCACATCGCCGGCCTGCCGCGCAGCGCCCGCATCCGGGAGGGTTGA
- a CDS encoding carbon-phosphorus lyase complex subunit PhnI — protein MYVAVKGGETAIARSWDLLAAARRGDEDVPELSIAQIRQQLRLAVARVMQEGSLYDEELAALALKQASGDSMEAVFLLRAFRTTLPRFGQSLPLDTAAMRVRRRVSGTFKDVPGGQILGPTADYTQRLLDFGLMAAADQMALEQADAPLPDTLPGVLQLLDREGLIEADQPPAGDPEPVDLTREPLMFPASRPARLQNLARGDEGWLLGLAYSTQRGYAESHPFAGEIRMGEVSVMVCPEELGFEIDIGEITLTECQMINQFAGSKTAPPQFTRGYGLSFGEAERKAMAMALVDRSLRAEELGEAAHAPAQQAEFVLYHSDNVEASGFVQHLKLPHYVDFQAELALIRQLRAAADQEKDHD, from the coding sequence ATGTACGTAGCCGTAAAAGGCGGGGAAACCGCCATCGCCCGCTCCTGGGACTTGCTGGCCGCCGCGCGCCGCGGCGACGAGGACGTGCCTGAGCTGAGCATCGCCCAGATCCGCCAGCAGCTGCGCCTGGCCGTGGCCCGCGTGATGCAGGAGGGCTCGCTGTACGACGAAGAGCTGGCCGCATTGGCGCTGAAACAGGCCAGCGGAGACAGCATGGAGGCCGTGTTCCTGCTGCGCGCCTTCCGCACCACGCTGCCGCGCTTCGGCCAGAGCCTGCCGCTGGATACCGCCGCGATGCGGGTGCGCCGCCGCGTTTCCGGCACCTTCAAGGACGTGCCGGGCGGCCAGATTCTGGGCCCCACCGCCGACTATACCCAGCGGCTGCTGGATTTCGGACTGATGGCCGCCGCGGACCAGATGGCGCTGGAACAGGCCGACGCGCCGCTGCCGGACACGCTGCCCGGCGTGCTGCAACTGCTGGACCGCGAAGGCCTGATCGAGGCCGACCAGCCGCCGGCAGGCGATCCGGAACCAGTGGACCTGACCCGCGAGCCGCTGATGTTCCCGGCCAGCCGGCCGGCGCGGCTGCAAAACCTGGCGCGCGGCGACGAAGGCTGGCTGTTGGGCCTCGCCTACTCCACCCAACGCGGCTACGCCGAAAGCCACCCTTTCGCCGGCGAGATCCGCATGGGCGAAGTCAGCGTGATGGTCTGCCCGGAAGAGCTGGGCTTCGAGATCGACATCGGCGAGATCACGCTGACCGAGTGCCAGATGATCAACCAGTTCGCCGGCAGCAAAACCGCGCCGCCGCAATTCACCCGCGGCTATGGCCTGAGTTTCGGCGAGGCCGAGCGCAAGGCCATGGCGATGGCGCTGGTGGACCGCAGCCTGCGCGCCGAAGAACTGGGCGAAGCCGCCCACGCGCCGGCGCAGCAAGCTGAGTTCGTGCTGTATCACAGCGACAACGTCGAAGCCTCCGGCTTCGTCCAGCACCTGAAATTGCCGCATTACGTGGACTTCCAGGCCGAGCTGGCATTGATCCGCCAGCTGCGCGCCGCCGCCGACCAGGAGAAGGACCATGACTGA
- a CDS encoding alpha-D-ribose 1-methylphosphonate 5-phosphate C-P-lyase PhnJ — translation MTEARHDRYNFGFLDENTKRMLRRSLLKAVAIPGCQVPFGSREMPLPYGWGTGGIQVTASVIGRDDVLKVIDQGADDTTNAVNIRRFFGRVAGVATTTATAEATLIQTRHRIPETPLKPGQIMIFQVPEPEPLRTLEASEVETRKLHAHQEYGLMHVKLYEDIARFGHIATSYDYPVMVNDRYLTSPSPIPKFDNPKLDMNPALLLFGAGREKRLYAIPPYTKVESLAFDDHPFEAQSWQQGCAICGSHDSYLDEIVTDDAGSRLFVCSDTDYCQQRTQENQA, via the coding sequence ATGACTGAGGCCCGCCACGACCGCTACAACTTCGGCTTCCTCGACGAGAACACCAAGCGCATGCTGCGCCGCTCACTGCTCAAGGCGGTGGCGATCCCCGGCTGCCAGGTGCCGTTCGGCAGCCGCGAAATGCCGCTGCCCTACGGCTGGGGCACCGGCGGCATCCAGGTGACGGCCAGCGTGATCGGCCGCGACGACGTGCTGAAAGTGATAGACCAGGGCGCCGACGACACCACCAACGCCGTCAACATCCGCCGCTTCTTCGGCCGCGTGGCCGGCGTGGCCACCACCACGGCCACCGCCGAGGCAACACTGATCCAGACCCGCCACCGCATCCCGGAAACGCCGCTAAAGCCCGGCCAGATCATGATCTTCCAGGTGCCAGAGCCGGAGCCGCTACGCACGCTGGAAGCCAGCGAGGTGGAAACGCGCAAGCTGCACGCGCACCAGGAATACGGCCTGATGCACGTCAAGCTGTACGAGGACATCGCCCGCTTCGGCCATATCGCCACCAGCTACGACTACCCGGTGATGGTGAACGATAGGTATCTGACCTCGCCGTCGCCGATCCCGAAGTTCGACAACCCCAAGCTCGACATGAACCCGGCGCTGCTGCTGTTCGGCGCCGGCCGCGAAAAGCGGCTGTACGCGATCCCGCCCTACACCAAGGTGGAAAGCCTGGCCTTCGACGATCATCCGTTCGAGGCGCAAAGCTGGCAGCAAGGCTGCGCGATTTGCGGTTCGCACGACAGCTATCTGGATGAAATCGTCACCGACGACGCCGGCAGCCGGCTGTTCGTCTGTTCCGACACCGACTACTGCCAGCAGCGCACGCAGGAGAATCAAGCATGA
- the phnK gene encoding phosphonate C-P lyase system protein PhnK: MIAPILTVNGLCKDYGNGQGCFDVDFELYPGEVLCIVGESGSGKSTLLSTLAGRLPADAGSVRFADRDGAAHELTRLPEAERRRLARSEWGFVTQHARDGLRMGVSAGANVSERLMALGERHYGRLRQTAGDWLEKVEIDRARLDDKPSAFSGGMQQRLQIARNLVTQPRLVFMDEPTGGLDVSVQARFLDLTRRLVRDAGIAVIMVTHDLGVARLLAQRTLVMQKGRVVEAGLTDQILDDPQHPYSQLLVSSILQA, encoded by the coding sequence ATGATCGCGCCCATCCTCACCGTGAACGGGCTTTGCAAGGACTACGGCAACGGCCAGGGCTGCTTCGACGTGGATTTCGAGCTGTACCCGGGCGAGGTGCTGTGCATCGTAGGCGAATCCGGCTCCGGCAAATCGACGCTGCTGTCCACGCTGGCCGGCCGCCTCCCAGCCGACGCCGGCAGCGTGCGCTTCGCCGACCGCGACGGCGCGGCGCATGAACTCACCCGCCTGCCGGAGGCCGAGCGCCGCCGCCTGGCGCGCAGCGAGTGGGGCTTCGTCACCCAGCACGCCCGCGATGGCCTGCGCATGGGCGTCTCCGCCGGCGCCAACGTCAGCGAGCGGCTGATGGCGCTGGGCGAACGCCACTACGGCCGGCTGCGGCAGACTGCCGGCGACTGGCTGGAAAAAGTGGAGATAGACCGCGCGCGGCTGGACGACAAGCCGTCGGCCTTCTCCGGCGGCATGCAGCAGCGGCTGCAGATCGCCCGCAATCTGGTGACGCAGCCGCGGCTGGTGTTCATGGACGAGCCCACCGGCGGGCTGGACGTGTCGGTGCAGGCGCGCTTCCTGGACCTGACCCGCCGCCTGGTGCGCGACGCCGGCATCGCCGTCATCATGGTGACGCACGATCTGGGCGTGGCGCGGCTGTTGGCGCAGCGCACGCTGGTGATGCAGAAGGGCCGCGTGGTGGAGGCCGGCCTCACCGACCAGATCCTCGACGATCCGCAACACCCGTACAGCCAGCTCCTGGTGTCTTCCATCCTGCAGGCCTGA
- the phnL gene encoding phosphonate C-P lyase system protein PhnL, with translation MNTLLIDAQNLSKTFTLHQQGGLRLPVLTDVSLQAAAGECVALAGPSGAGKSTLLKALYANYLVESGRIGVFHQGAWVDMARALPHEIAAVRRHTLGYVSQFLRVIPRVSALDIVAEPLREWGSADAEARLAAGEWLARLNIAERLWSLPPATFSGGEQQRVNIARGMIAPRPILLLDEPTASLDAANRDVVVQLMREALARGAALIGIFHDAPTRDAIASRVFQVPLAQQTEIAA, from the coding sequence ATGAATACGCTATTGATAGACGCGCAAAACCTGAGCAAGACCTTCACCCTGCACCAGCAAGGCGGATTGCGCCTGCCGGTGCTGACCGATGTCTCGCTGCAAGCGGCCGCCGGCGAATGCGTGGCGCTGGCCGGCCCGTCCGGCGCCGGCAAAAGCACCTTGCTGAAGGCGCTGTACGCCAACTACCTGGTCGAAAGCGGCCGCATCGGCGTGTTCCACCAGGGCGCATGGGTGGACATGGCCCGCGCGCTGCCGCATGAAATCGCCGCAGTGCGCCGCCACACGCTGGGCTACGTCAGCCAGTTCCTGCGCGTCATCCCGCGGGTGTCGGCGCTGGACATCGTCGCCGAGCCGCTGCGCGAATGGGGCTCGGCCGACGCGGAAGCCCGACTGGCCGCCGGCGAATGGCTGGCGCGGCTGAACATCGCCGAACGGCTGTGGAGCCTGCCGCCGGCCACCTTCTCCGGCGGCGAGCAGCAGCGCGTCAACATCGCGCGCGGCATGATCGCGCCGCGGCCCATCCTGCTGCTGGACGAGCCCACCGCCTCGCTCGACGCCGCCAACCGCGACGTGGTCGTACAATTGATGCGCGAGGCCCTTGCCCGCGGCGCAGCGCTGATCGGCATCTTCCACGACGCGCCCACCCGCGACGCCATCGCCAGCCGCGTCTTCCAGGTTCCCCTGGCGCAACAAACGGAAATCGCCGCATGA